GACGGAATGCCAAGCAGTCTTTATGCGTAAGGATCCGCCGGTGACCGTGCAATATCTCTACGCCACCTTCATTTTGGAGTTACTAGCCCCCACCAAGACCATGGTGATCAATTCCCCCCAGGGGCTACGGGAAGCCAATGAAAAAATGTACACCCTGCAGTTTGCTGCGGTGATGCCTCCCACGGTGGTTAGTTTGGACAAGGGCCTGATCCGCCAGTTTTTGGAAGAGCACGGGGCGGCAGTGTTAAAACCCTTGGGAGGTAAGGCCGGGGAGGGAATTTTGTTTCTCGATCCTGGCGATCGAAACTTCAACTCCCTGGTGGAGATTAGTACCCAACATGGCAAAGAGCCGGTAATGGTACAGCGTTTTCTGCCAGAAGCGAAGGAAGGTGATAAGCGAATTATCCTGCTGGATGGTGATCCCATTGGAGCCGTCAATCGCATTCCCAGTGGAGCAGAATTCCGGGGCAATATGGCGGTTGGTGGTCAAGTGGCTCCCACTACCATTACCTCCAGGGAAATAGAAATTTGCGCTTTGCTAAAACCCAAATTGCAGGCTGACGGTTTATATTTTGTCGGTATTGATGTTATCGGAGGCTACCTAACAGAAGTCAATGTCACAAGTCCGACGGGGATCCGGGAGATTGATCGCCTTGAGGGAGTCCGCCTGGGAGAAAAAGTAATTTGCTGGTTGGAAAAACAATTTTAGCCTGGGATCAAGACAGCTCAATCTCAGCAAGTTTGGTTAAAAAAAGATTATTAGTTGGGCGTTCAGTTATTTGAGCCACTATTTTAATCTTGTTTTTTCTTGATCCCTGACCTTTTTTGTTCCATACCATACCATTATCTAAAGATTTTGTTACCTGTTAAGGTCGGGTGCTGTGTCAAACGTATCGATTTGTAAAACGAATATTAAGACAACCTGAAGAGAATTTCCTTCCATCGGGGAGGTAAAGGCAGACAGAGTAACTGTTTAATGCGGATTTGCCCCCTTGGTTGAATAGGGCAAAATATAAACATCTAGAAAGTTCGAGCTGATATTTTTCAAAAAGAGCTGATATTTTTCAAAAATTTTAACAACTGCCTAATTTCCCCACGCACCCCCATGAAAACCGCTAACTTTATCACCTCATCTTGTCGTTATTGCCGCTACTACCAGGCTGAAGGTAGGCGAGGCGGCACTTGCAGTCAACTCAATGTGCCAGTACAGGGACAGTGGAAGGCCTGTGCCCTAGCGGCAAAACCCTTTGCCGGTCCCTGGGAGAACCTCGAAGATGTGGTGTATTTAGAACATGCCTATGCTTTGACCAGTAAGGATGCTCTAGTGGAACAATCGGCAGAAACGATCGCCACCGCAGCCGAAGCGGCCTAGACAGCACAATTGGGGTAATGGACTCTTAAAGGGTGTTAAAGGTATTTGCCATAGTGGAGACTGTTTTCGGGGAACTTTTGGGGTTAATTTTCCGACATAGTGCCATAGTAGGGCTGAACAGGGGAGCTTTGGTCTGATCAGCTTAGGGGAGCCAGGGATATTGGCTAAAATCCGGGGGGCGTTTTTCCAGGAAGGCTTGTTTGCCTTCACTGCCCTCTTCTGTCATGTAATAAAGCAAGGTGGCGTTGCCCGCTAGTTCCTGTAATCCAGCCTGGCCGTCACAGTCGGCATTGAAAGCAGCTTTAAGACAGCGGATAGCCAGGGGACTTTTGCTCAAGATTTCCTTCGCCCATTGGATACCTTCTTCCTCCAGGCGATCGACGGGAACAACGGTGTTCACCATGCCCATGCGTTCTGCTTCCTGGGCAGAGTATTGGCGGCAAAGATACCAAATTTCCCTGGCTTTTTTTTGTCCCACAATGCGAGCTAAGTAACTGGAGCCAAAGCCTCCATCAAAACTCCCCACTTTTGGCCCGGTTTGGCCGAAAATGGCGTTATCTGCGGCAATGGTCAGGTCACACACCAAATGTAAAACGTGGCCACCACCAATGGCATAGCCAGCCACTAGGGCAATGACAACTTTGGGCATGGAGCGGATTAACCGCTGTAAATCGAGCACATTGAGGCGGGGAGTTCCTTGGTCGTCGATATAACCCCCTTCTCCCCGGACAGATTGATCCCCACCGGAACAAAAGGCATATTTGCCATCGCTGTGGGGCCCGGCTCCGGTTAGTAGTACAACCCCGATGCGGTTATCTTCCCTGGCGTTACAAAATGCGTCATAAAGTTCAAAAACGGTCTGGGGACGGAAGGCGTTGCGTTTATGGGGACGATTGATGACAATTTTGGCGATCCCCCCCGCTTTGTAATAGAGAATGTCGTCGTAATGTTTTGCAATGTGCCAATCCATAGGTTCCCTCCTGAGCAGTCCTTACCCATCTTACGGGGACAGCGTAAAGGTTTGACCCAATTCCTATTCCATCAATAACCGACCGTTAAGGCTAATTTGTGAGTAAACAAATATAAAGCAATGCAAAGGATTGGCCCCAAACTTTGGCGATCGCCTTACTATGCAGATCAAGACCTCCGTGTTTACTTTGATTTTTTTCCATGACCATTGCCGCCCCTAAAACCACCGTTGCCCCTGAGATGAAGCCGACGACACCGAAAAAAATTGGTGTACCCAGGGAATCCTTTGACCAGGAATGCCGGGTGGCCATGACCCCCGATACAGCCCAAAAGCTGCAAAAATTGGGCTTTGATTTGTTGTTGGAAACGGGAGCGGGAGCAAAAGCGGATTTCGCCGATCGCCTTTATGAGTCCCTAGGCTGTGGCATTGTCGATGGTCGCCAAACCTTATTTGAGCAAGCGGACATTATCCTCAAAGTGCGGCCCCCTTCCCCGGCAGAGGTGGAGGAGTTACCGGCGGGGAAAGCCCTGATTAGTTTTATCTGGCCGGCCCAAAATCCCGAATTGCTGGAAAAATTGGCGGCGAAAAATATCACTGTGCTGGCGATGGATGCGGTGCCCCGGATCAGTCGGGCCCAGAAATTGGATGCCCTCAGTTCCATGGCCAACATTGCCGGTTACCGGGCGATCATTGAAGCGGCTAATCGTTTTGGGCGGTTTTTCACTGGACAGATCACTGCGGCGGGCAAAGTTCCCCCAGCAAAAGTTCTGGTCATTGGGGCCGGGGTAGCAGGGTTAGCGGCGATCGGGGCGGCCAAAAGCTTAGGGGCGATCGTGCGGGCCTTTGATACTCGCCCAGTGGTCAAAGAACAGGTGGAAAGTTTAGGCGGGGAATTTCTCCTGCTGGACTTTAAGGAAGACGGCACCGGGCAGGGGGGTTACGCCAAAGTAATGAGTGAAGAATTCATTGCGGCGGAAATGGCGTTATTTGCCGCCCAAGCCAAGGAAGTGGACATTATTATCACCACAGCGTTGATTCCCGGTCGTCCCGCCCCCAAATTGATTACTGAACCCATGGTCAAATCCATGCGGGCTGGTTCCGTAGTGGTGGACTTAGCGGCGGAGCAGGGGGGCAACTGTGAAGTTACTAAACCCGGCGAAGTTTATGAATATGAAGGGGTGACCATCATTGGCTACACTGATTTGCCCAGTCGCATGGCCAGTCAATCCAGTCAGCTTTACGGCACCAATCTCTGGCATTTGCTCAAGGATATGGGCGGCTCCGAAGCTTTCAAAGTGGATGTGGAAGATGAGGTTATTCGGGGAGCCTTGGTATCCCATGAAGGCAAGATTACTTGGCCACCGCCGAAGCTTAATCCCCCTAGTCCGGTGCAACCAGCTAAACCTACCGTGACCGTAGTGGAGAGTGAAGCCAAATCTGCTAAAAAATCCGGCTCCGGTAATTTTCTTTGGTTAGCCCTAGCGGCGATCGCCTTGGTGGGCATTGGTATCGGCGCACCTACTTCTTTTCTCTCCCATTTCACTGTGTTTGTGCTGGCCTGTGTGGTGGGTTGGCAGTTAATTTGGAATGTGGCCCCGGCATTGCACACCCCTTTGATGAGTGTGACCAACGCCATCAGCGGCATCATCATTATCGGTGGCATGTTGCAGATTTCCGGGCCATTGAATAGTCCCACCACTATCTTGGGGGCGATCGCCATTTTAGTGGGAACGATCAACATTGCCGGGGGATTTTTAGTTACCCAACGGATGCTGAAAATGTTTCGGAAGTAATTTTATTTTTTAATAGGAATTAAATTATGGCCAGAAAATCAAAAGAATTTCAAAAATTATTTCACGAAGAAACCCATGCTGAGAAATCACCAAGAAGGGAGTCTACTTCTCAATCCATTAGAAAAAAGGAATTAGCGGCTTACGATCAATTCAAAAAAAAGCTTGAAAATGATGAGCACAATAAAGGCGCCACCTTTGTTAAAAATCCCAAAGGCATGAGAAAAATGTCTGAGGTTTTAGAGGAATTTGTCGCCCCCTTTATTGGTGATGAAGACTCCTATGAAGAAAGGGAATTTTTCTTTGAGCTAGCAATATTAGCCTGGAATTGTTCAGTATTCCCAGAAAGTGGGCGAGAAAAACTTATGGAAGCTTTTTTTACAGATTTGAGCAATCCCCTCGAGCCAGAAAGTATAGAAGCGACGCAGGATTTAAGAGTTTTTGTTGAGGAGTTAATTGAGCGCAAATTAGAAGTATTTCCTAAGGACAAAAGAATTATCCAAGATTTCCAATTAACTCAACATGAAGCCGGTTTCCACGTTGCTGTGTCCTACGTTATGGCTCGATAAATCCCATGCAAATTTCCCCAGCATTTAAATATAAAGTTTCCATTGATCCAGGCAAAATTACTGCATTTTGTCAGCAATGGCAAATAACTGAGCTTGCCCTATTTGGTTCATTTCTCCGAGATGATTTTGATCTAGATAACAGCGACATTGACGTTTTGGTCTCTTTTGAGCCTAATGTTCCCTGGACAATCTTAGATCTGGTGGATATGGAAGATCAACTTCAACAAATTTTTGGTCGGAAGGTGGACTTAATGGAACGGTTAAGCATTGAGCAAAGCCAAAATCCACTGAGGAAAAAAGCAATTTTGGAATCTTTACAGGTCATTTATACGGAGTCGAGACTACAGATTTAGTCCTAATAAGGCTTCAATAAATGGACAAGAAACAAAAACTTTTAAGCAAAGCTAAAAATAATCCCCAAGGCCTCAGCTTTAGAGAATTTGAAAAGCTTTTAGAACTATCTGGTTGGCTTCTTGATCATCAAACTGGTAGTCACCGTATTTGGTACTCCTATGATAAGCATCGCTTGTCCGTTCAACCAACAAAAAATGGTCAAGCAAAAGCTTATCAAGTTAAGCAATTTCTCAATCTTCTTCAGGAGTGATTATGACTGTTAGTAATATTTTTGATGGTTACACAATCAATCTTTTTCAGGATGAAGATGGGGATTGGTTAGCTTGCTTGGCGGAAATGCCCAATGTTTCAGCGTTTGCCGATTCTCCCCAAGCCGCTCTTGCTGAATTAGAAATTGCCTGGCAAGGGGTAAAGGAAAGCTATCACAAACACGGAGAGCCGATTCCCATCATTGAAAGGGTTTATGCAAAACCCTAATCCTTTACTTAAATTGATAACCAATTACCACTAAATTCTTATGTCTAACAGTTTACAAACCGTGGCCTATGTGGCCGCCAGCATATTATTTATCTTCAGCCTGGGGGGCCTGGCCAATCAGGAAACTGCCCGGCGGGGAAATGTTTATGGCATTGCCGGCATGGCGATCGCCTTTTTAGCCACTGCTTTAGGGGGCGACTTTACTGGTTACACCACTCTGCTGGGGGCAATTTTACCTGCGGTGGTTATCGGCTCCCTGTTAGCCTCCCGAGTAGCCATGACTTCCATGCCGGAACTAGTGGCGATTTTGCACAGTTTTGTGGGTTTAGCGGCGGTTTTGGTAGGTATTGCCAATTACCTAGCCCCGGAAAATGGTTTAGCGGGTTCCGAAGCTTTTATCCATCAAATTGAAATTTATGTAGGCGTATTCATTGGGGCTGTTACCTTCACCGGCTCCATCGTGGCCTTTGGCAAATTGCGGGCCATTATCAGCAGTAAACCACTCATGCTCCCGGCTCGGCACTTCTTGAACATTTCCCTGCTGGTGGCTACGGTGATTTTCGGGGTGCAGTTTATGCAATTGAATAGCCCCGCTGGCTTGACCCCCCTGTTAATCATGACCGCCATTGCCGGGGTGTTGGGTCTGCATCTCGTAGCGGCGATCGGGGGGGCAGATATGCCGGTGGTCATTTCCATGCTCAACAGCTATTCTGGCTGGGCGGCGGCGGCGGCGGGCTTTATGCTCTCCAATGATCTACTGATCATCACTGGGGCGTTGGTGGGAAGCAGTGGCGCAATTTTGAGCTACATCATGTGTAAGGCCATGAACCGTTCTTTTATCAGCGTTATCCTGGGTGGTTTTGGCGAAGGTTCTAGTGCTGCTTCCAAAGGGCCAGCCCAGGAGGTAATTGGTACAGTCACTAAAACTAGTGCGGAAGAAGTCGCGGAGGAATTGCTCGATGCCCAGAGCGTGATCATTACCCCCGGTTACGGTATGGCGGTGGCCCAAGCTCAACATCCCGTGGCAGAAATTACCAAATTACTCAAGGAAAAGGGTGTTAAGGTCAGGTTTGGCATTCATCCTGTCGCTGGTCGTTTGCCTGGCCACATGAACGTTCTGTTAGCGGAAGCCAATGTGCCCTACGACGTAGTGCTGGAAATGGACGAAATTAATGAAGATTTCCCCGAAACCGATGTGGTGCTAGTGATTGGCGCCAATGACACGGTGAACCCCAGTGCTTTGGAAGATCCCACCAGTGCGATCGCCGGAATGCCGGTGTTGGAAGTGTGGAAAGCCAAACAGGTGGTGGTGATGAAACGGAGCATGGCTTCCGGTTATGCTGGGGTAGAAAATCCTTTGTTTTATAAGGAAAATACCCAAATGCTGTTCGGCGATGCCAAGAAAAATGTCGATGCCATTTTGACCCAAATGCGGGCTAAGGATGAGGTGGGCAGTGGCGATAAGGTTCTAGTTTCCGTTTAGTTAGCTGACCTCAATGGGGACTTCTAACCCTAGGGGAGAGCTGAATACTTAATAATGGGGAGGGGAATATTCGTCTCCCTTTTTTGTTTGTCTATCATCTAGTTTTGCCATGACCACCGATCTATCGGTTTACCTCGACCAAGCCCAACAAGCCGGAGCGGAAAGCGCTGAAGTTTATTACTCCCGATCCTTTTCCCGACCAGTTTTCTTTGAGGCTAATCGGTTAAAACAGTTGGAAAGTTCTGAATCGGAAGGGGTAGCCCTGCGGTTATGGAAAAATGGTCAGGCTGGTTTAGCGGTGGCCTATGGTCCGGTGGAACCGGAAATATTAGTCGAAAAAGCGTTGGCCCTAGCAGCCTTGAATCCCCCCAATCCGCCCCGGTTCACTGCTCCCCGGCAAGATTATCGGGAAAGTTTAGGGGAAGATGTTTCCGTAGAACAATTAATCGATTGGGGTCAAACGGCGATCGCCAGTTTACGGTCAGAGTTTGCCGAAGTGCTCTGTAGTGGCGAATTAGCCTGTAGCACTGACAGCACCCGCCTAATTAACAGTGAAGGTTTGGACTGTACCTGGACAGAGAGAAGTTTGAGTTACTACTTCGGGGTGGAATGGATTCGGGGAGAGGATTTTTTAGCCATCTATGATGGGGAGCAATGTCGGGGCCAGACCAACGTCGGACAGGTGGTGGAAAATCTGCGGCAACGGCTACTTTGGGTGGAAGTGAATCAACAAATCCAGGGCGGCAAAATGCCCATTTTGCTCACCAGTGGCGCGGCCAGTTTGCTTTGGGACACGGTAGGAGAAGCCCTCCATGGTCAACGGGTAGCGGAAGACTCATCCCCATGGGCAGAAAAATTAGGACAAACTGTGGCCATTGAAGAATTGAATATTAGTCAAGATCCCACCGCCATTCCCTTTGATTGTCCCTTTGACGATGAAGGAAGCCGTACTCAAAAACTGGCTTTAATTAAAAATGGAAAAATTGCCCAGTTTTATACAGACCATGAAACAGCAGAAAAATTAGGTACAACCACCACGGGTAATGGTTTTCGTCCTAGCCTAGGCAGTGCGCCCCAACCGGGTTTGGTGAATATGTTAATCACACCGGGAACCGCTAGCTTCGACCAGTTACTTAAAAAATTGGGTAATGGTTTAGTTGTAGATCAAATTCTTGGGGGGGGGGCGGATATTTCCGGTGATTTTTCCATCAACGTTGATTTGGGTTATCGAGTGCAGAATGGTGAAATTACTGGCAGGGTTAAGGACACTATGGTTTCTGGCAACATTTATGAATTATTAAATCAGATTATCGCTTTGGGTTCAGACCGTCGTTGGCAGGGTTCCTGTGCCACTCCATCAATTATTTTAGATGGGGTATCGATCACCGCTTAGTACTATATTTGAACATTGGAATTTTCACCTAACTACCATTGAAAAAATCCGGCCATAAATTTGCCCAACGGTTATTCTGGCTTTGATGGTACTGTATTGGAATGGATAATGTTACTCGCTATCAAAACGCCGCGCTTCAGTACTACCAAGATCTGACTGGGTCTTCCCATCTCCACTACGGTTATTGGCAACCAATTCCGGAAACCGAAGATGATCTGACTATGGCTAAATTGCGCCATGCTCAGGAAAAATATACTGACCATTTGCTTTCATTTTTACCGCAGAATATCGAAACTGTATTGGATGTGGGTTGTGGCAACGGTGATAACGCCAGTCAACTAATTGGCAAAGGTTTACAGGTGGAAGGAATTGCCCCAGATCCTTTTCAGGAGTCAAGTTTTTTACAAAAGACTGGGGGCAAAGCTCGCTTTAATAGTAATACTTTCCAAGGTTTTATAGAAGATTGGCAACGGATTGGTTCTATGCCCCAATATGATTTGTTGCTTTTTAGTGAAAGTACCCAATATATGGCTGTAGCCACTATCGCCGATGGGGCAAAATTATTGGTAAAACCAGGGGGTTATGTTCTCTTGGCTGATATGTTTCGTAAAAATGAAGATTATCAGACAGGAATGTTTTCCAATTGTTTGATCAAAAGTGAATTACAGATGGCGATGAAAGAAGCCGGTTTTATTCTGCTCGATAGGGATGATATTTCCCAACAAATTGTACCTACCTTAGACCTTTGTGTGCAAAATTTTCAAACTTTTGGTGTTTCAACTTTAACCTATTTAGCTAGTTTAGTCAGAATTGCAGTCCCCCCTCTGTATAAAATTTTCGATTACTTTTTGGGTAAAAAGGCTAAGGTTTTGGTAAAGGAAGGATTACAGGCTGGGAATATTTTTCGGGATCATCTATGCTACGAAATTCAACTTTGGCAAAAGCTTACTTAAATTGCTGGGGATGATCTAGATTTACCTTGGGCAGGGGAAAGTTAAGAATAATGACTAATTTGTCTTGATGGCCAAAGCCCAGAAGTATAAGTAGAGTAAGGCCCCTTCACCGCCGGAGAGAACAATTATGTCCGCTGAATTTTTTGACTGCCTCCAACATAAATGCGCCTATGTGGCGATCGGAGAATTTAAACCCGGTCGGTTTGCAGAAGCCCAACGGTTATATGAGAAGGCCATTTCCACCTATAAAAGTGGCTTTAAGGGTGCCTTCCTGCTAAGAAAACCCAATTCCGACGAGGGCATTGCCGTGATTCTCTGGAATACGATCGAAGATATGGAGGCGAATCAAACGGAAGTCCATCGCAAAATTTTGGACGAAATGGGCCCTTTGTTTAATGTGCCTCCGGTCACCAATATTTATGAAGTTTGTAGCGAAGTGGAAGCCTATGGTAAGGTGCTCTGCTAACCATGTACAACATTAGCTTTACCCCCGATCGCCCGCTGACCTACCATTTGGAGGATGATCAAAGTCTGGCCCGTCTTTCCCTCGTGCCGGGGCGGGGCGGTCTGGTGACCGAGTGGACCGTTCAAGGTCAGCCCATCCTGTATTTTGACCGAGAGCGGTTCCAGGATCCATCCCTGTCAGTACGGGGAGGCATCCCAATTTTGTTTCCCATTTGTGGCAATCTGCCCCAGGATCAGTTCAACCACGCCGGTAAAAGCTATCGCCTGAAACAACATGGTTTTGCGCGGGATCTGCCGTGGGAAGTAATCGGCCAGCAAACCCAAGACAATGCCCGGTTGGATCTACGGTTGAGCCACAATGATGCCACCCTCGAAGCTTTCCCTTTTGCATTTGAGTTGGTTTTCAGCTATCAACTCCAGGGCCATAGCCTCCGCATTGAACAACGTATTGCCAACCTTGGCGATCAGCGGATGCCCTTTTCCCTCGGTTTCCATCCCTATTTTTTCTGCCGAGAGAAGTTAGGGATTACGTTAGCAATTCCTGCCAATGATTACCTAGACCAAAAAACTGGCGATTGCCATGGCTATGACGGGCAACTGAATCTAACTTCCCCGGAATTGGATTTAGCCTTTACCCAAATTTCCCAGCCAAGGGCCCATTTTATTGACCCAGACCGGAATTTAAAGATAGAAGTTAGCTTCAGCGAACTGTACCAAACTCTGGTGTTGTGGACTGTGGCTGGGAAAGATTATCTGTGCCTCGAGCCTTGGAGCGGGCCTCGCAATGCCCTCAATAGCGGCGAGCAGTTAGCTTGGGTAGAACCCTATTCTTCCCGTTCCGCCTGGGTAAATTTTCAGGTGTCCACTGAGTGACTGTGCCGCCCTTTCCACTTGGATAAAAGTCCGTTGGCAGTCCCAATTTAAGGGAGGAAGTTGTAATCCTCCCGAAATCAAGCCCTTGGGCTATGGCTCAATCAACTCCGTTCAGACTATGGAGATCTAAAAGTTTCCCTGGAGGGCCTCGTTGCACCGCTCACAAATGGTGGGGTCATCGCTGAAACTGCCCACTTGGGTGGAATAATTCCAGCAACGCTCACATTTATGACCGTCGGCTTTAGTGACAATAATCTTAATGGGTTTAGTGCGAATATTATTATCATGCCGTTCCAGGTTAATTACTACGGTTTCCTCATACGTAAAAGATGGTTCAATTTCAGCAGACTTGATAAACTCAACTTGAGAAGTTAGAAATATGTTGCGAAGCGAAATTTTTCGGTCATTGGGATCAAATGTGGGTTCATTAAAATTTTCTAACCATCCGTAGAACCAATGCACAAAATTTTCTCCTTGTTTTTCATCCGTGCCACTTTCAGCAGTTCGGGGATCCACAATAATCAATTTAGCCTCCAAAGATGAACCTATCACTTTGTCCCTTCGAGCCTGTTCGAGAAGTTGGTTAATTCCATCTCGTAATTGACGTAGGCTAACCCACTTTTGAGCTAATTGCGGCTGTTGCCATTGGGCATCTAAATTTACCCAGCCTGATTGGAATACCGATTCCGTCGGTTTTTCGTAGGGTAAAAATTGCCAAATGTCCTCCGCTAAATGACACAGCACAGGGGCGATCGCCTTGGTTAAATTTTCCAACGCCAACTGGAGAATGGTTTGGCAACTGCGGCGACGGGGAGCATTGGGGGCGGAAATATACAGACGGTCTTTAGCAATATCTAAGTAGAAGTTAGACAAATCCACCACACAGAAGTTTTGCACCGTTTGGAAAAACTTAAAGAATTGGAAACTTTCGTAGGCTTCCGTTACTTCCGTAAATACTTCCGTCATACGGTGTAACATATAGCGGTCTAATTCTGGCAAATCTTCATAGGCCACTGCATCGGTTTCAGGATTAAAATCATGCAAGTTACCTAGTAAAAACCGGGCCGTATTGCGAATTTTATTGCGTATATCTACCAACTGTTTGAGAATGCCCTGGCCAATGGGCACATCATTGGCGTAATCTACCGATGCCACCCAAAGCCGCAACACATCAGCCCCATAGGCCGGTTCCTGTTTTTGATTTTTACCGCCATTAATAATCTGGTAGGGGTCCACCACATTGCCCAGGGATTTGCTCATTTTGTGACCCTTTTCATCCAGTACAAAACCGTGGGTCAACACTGTTTTATAGGGGGCAATGCCATTTACTGCCACACTGGTGAGTAAACTGGACTGGAACCAACCTCGATGCTGGTCGGAACCCTCCAAATACATATCCACCGGGTATTTTAATGGTCGATTTTTTGCATTTGCGACCGCTGCCCAGGAAGAGCCAGAATCAAACCATACGTCCATGGTGTCTTCCCCTTTGCGGTAAGTACGACCATTGTTGCGGTATGCTTCCGGCAGGAGTTCCTCTACGGTTAATTCCCACCAAGCATCGGAACCTTTTTCCGCAATGATTTGTTGCACATGATTAATGGTTTCTTCCGTTAGCAAAGGCTCACTGGTTTCCTCGTCATAAAATACGGGAATAGGAACCCCCCAAGCCCGTTGCCGGGAAATGCACCAATCACTGCGATCGCCAACCATGGGAGTGATGCGATTTTCCCCCTGGGTTGGAATCCAGGTAACTTCTTTGATCGCTTTTAAAGCTTGATCCCGAAAACCTTCCACCGAAGCAAACCACTGTTCCGTGGCTCGGAAAATAGTCGGCTTTTTGGTGCGCCAATCGTAGGGATATTTATGCTCATAAGCTTCTTCTTTGAGCAAAACTTTTTGATCTTGCAACGCATTAATAATGGCTTCATTGGCATCGTTGAGCACATTAAGCCCCGCAAATTTCCCTGCTTCCTCCGTTAAATTGCCCGCCGCATCCACCGGGGACAAAATTGGTAAGCCATACCGTTGCCCGACAACGTAATCTTCTTGACCGTGGCCTGGAGCCGTATGCACTAGCCCGGTACCAGATTCGGTAGTGACATAATCGCCACCAATAACAATGGGACTAACCCGGTCAAACAGAGGATGCTGATAACAGGTATTTTCCAAACTTTCCCCTTGCAGAGTTACTTTAACCGTTAATTTGACCCCGAAAGTTTCACTTAATTTTTCCACTAAATCCAGGGCCACAATTAAGTAACTGCGATGAAAAATATGGGACTCCGTTTCCACCACCGCATAGGTTAATTCCGGATTTAATGCCACGGCCAAATTGCCCGGCAATGTCCAGGGGGTTGTAGTCCAAATGGCCACCGCTAAATCATCAATGTAGGGGGCCAAAATTTCAGCGGCTTTCTCCCCTGCTTGGGTGATGGGAAAACTAACGTAAATACTGCGGGAAGTATGACCTTCAGGATATTCCAACTCCGCTTCTGCTAGGGCTGTGCGGGAACTAGGACTCCAATGGACCGGTTTTAAACCCCTGTAGATA
The genomic region above belongs to Synechocystis sp. PCC 6803 substr. PCC-P and contains:
- the gshB gene encoding glutathione synthase encodes the protein MKLAFIIDPLEKLDPGHDSTVAIMEAAQKLGHEVFVTSVGDLAVINGQAWAKLAAVRLQPVILVDGHWQVSQPWSELSKSQWMALTECQAVFMRKDPPVTVQYLYATFILELLAPTKTMVINSPQGLREANEKMYTLQFAAVMPPTVVSLDKGLIRQFLEEHGAAVLKPLGGKAGEGILFLDPGDRNFNSLVEISTQHGKEPVMVQRFLPEAKEGDKRIILLDGDPIGAVNRIPSGAEFRGNMAVGGQVAPTTITSREIEICALLKPKLQADGLYFVGIDVIGGYLTEVNVTSPTGIREIDRLEGVRLGEKVICWLEKQF
- the menB gene encoding 1,4-dihydroxy-2-naphthoyl-CoA synthase — protein: MDWHIAKHYDDILYYKAGGIAKIVINRPHKRNAFRPQTVFELYDAFCNAREDNRIGVVLLTGAGPHSDGKYAFCSGGDQSVRGEGGYIDDQGTPRLNVLDLQRLIRSMPKVVIALVAGYAIGGGHVLHLVCDLTIAADNAIFGQTGPKVGSFDGGFGSSYLARIVGQKKAREIWYLCRQYSAQEAERMGMVNTVVPVDRLEEEGIQWAKEILSKSPLAIRCLKAAFNADCDGQAGLQELAGNATLLYYMTEEGSEGKQAFLEKRPPDFSQYPWLP
- the pntA gene encoding Re/Si-specific NAD(P)(+) transhydrogenase subunit alpha gives rise to the protein MTIAAPKTTVAPEMKPTTPKKIGVPRESFDQECRVAMTPDTAQKLQKLGFDLLLETGAGAKADFADRLYESLGCGIVDGRQTLFEQADIILKVRPPSPAEVEELPAGKALISFIWPAQNPELLEKLAAKNITVLAMDAVPRISRAQKLDALSSMANIAGYRAIIEAANRFGRFFTGQITAAGKVPPAKVLVIGAGVAGLAAIGAAKSLGAIVRAFDTRPVVKEQVESLGGEFLLLDFKEDGTGQGGYAKVMSEEFIAAEMALFAAQAKEVDIIITTALIPGRPAPKLITEPMVKSMRAGSVVVDLAAEQGGNCEVTKPGEVYEYEGVTIIGYTDLPSRMASQSSQLYGTNLWHLLKDMGGSEAFKVDVEDEVIRGALVSHEGKITWPPPKLNPPSPVQPAKPTVTVVESEAKSAKKSGSGNFLWLALAAIALVGIGIGAPTSFLSHFTVFVLACVVGWQLIWNVAPALHTPLMSVTNAISGIIIIGGMLQISGPLNSPTTILGAIAILVGTINIAGGFLVTQRMLKMFRK
- a CDS encoding nucleotidyltransferase family protein; this encodes MQISPAFKYKVSIDPGKITAFCQQWQITELALFGSFLRDDFDLDNSDIDVLVSFEPNVPWTILDLVDMEDQLQQIFGRKVDLMERLSIEQSQNPLRKKAILESLQVIYTESRLQI
- a CDS encoding type II toxin-antitoxin system HicA family toxin, producing MDKKQKLLSKAKNNPQGLSFREFEKLLELSGWLLDHQTGSHRIWYSYDKHRLSVQPTKNGQAKAYQVKQFLNLLQE
- a CDS encoding type II toxin-antitoxin system HicB family antitoxin — its product is MTVSNIFDGYTINLFQDEDGDWLACLAEMPNVSAFADSPQAALAELEIAWQGVKESYHKHGEPIPIIERVYAKP
- the pntB gene encoding Re/Si-specific NAD(P)(+) transhydrogenase subunit beta — protein: MSNSLQTVAYVAASILFIFSLGGLANQETARRGNVYGIAGMAIAFLATALGGDFTGYTTLLGAILPAVVIGSLLASRVAMTSMPELVAILHSFVGLAAVLVGIANYLAPENGLAGSEAFIHQIEIYVGVFIGAVTFTGSIVAFGKLRAIISSKPLMLPARHFLNISLLVATVIFGVQFMQLNSPAGLTPLLIMTAIAGVLGLHLVAAIGGADMPVVISMLNSYSGWAAAAAGFMLSNDLLIITGALVGSSGAILSYIMCKAMNRSFISVILGGFGEGSSAASKGPAQEVIGTVTKTSAEEVAEELLDAQSVIITPGYGMAVAQAQHPVAEITKLLKEKGVKVRFGIHPVAGRLPGHMNVLLAEANVPYDVVLEMDEINEDFPETDVVLVIGANDTVNPSALEDPTSAIAGMPVLEVWKAKQVVVMKRSMASGYAGVENPLFYKENTQMLFGDAKKNVDAILTQMRAKDEVGSGDKVLVSV
- a CDS encoding TldD/PmbA family protein; the protein is MTTDLSVYLDQAQQAGAESAEVYYSRSFSRPVFFEANRLKQLESSESEGVALRLWKNGQAGLAVAYGPVEPEILVEKALALAALNPPNPPRFTAPRQDYRESLGEDVSVEQLIDWGQTAIASLRSEFAEVLCSGELACSTDSTRLINSEGLDCTWTERSLSYYFGVEWIRGEDFLAIYDGEQCRGQTNVGQVVENLRQRLLWVEVNQQIQGGKMPILLTSGAASLLWDTVGEALHGQRVAEDSSPWAEKLGQTVAIEELNISQDPTAIPFDCPFDDEGSRTQKLALIKNGKIAQFYTDHETAEKLGTTTTGNGFRPSLGSAPQPGLVNMLITPGTASFDQLLKKLGNGLVVDQILGGGADISGDFSINVDLGYRVQNGEITGRVKDTMVSGNIYELLNQIIALGSDRRWQGSCATPSIILDGVSITA